The Solanum pennellii chromosome 11, SPENNV200 sequence TATGATCAGTTACTATATTCTGAGCCTCTATGGAAGACGGCCAAGAAAAAACCTCAGGGTTTTCAGGAATAGAACAAACTATTCCGACCTTTACATCACATAGAACAGATAGATCGTATGCTTTCTTACACAGTGATGCTAATTTTTTATCTAGAATTTTTTTCCTCTTAATTTCTTCACCAGGATCGCTAGTGGTCAAACACACCTTCTTTCCAGACATATTTTagtacataaaatataaaagagtaGAATATATGAGTGAGTTTCTATCTCTGAATAAAAATTAAGAGTGCTTGACTTGTATTTATAGATGTCTGGTAAGACCACATCATTAAATAATGATAAGTTGTTGAATTAGCCTGactaaaatatagaaaaaataattaaattgcaAAATCTAATTCTTGTTAATGACTTGCCTAAATAGATATagtcaaaatcttttttttttttaaaaaaaatttaagtttatggaatgtcaatatcaatttatttattgcATTAAGATTTTAGATATCTAAGTTGTTACACAAAGTTCAATAAATATAGATTTTAATTTTACcatccaaaataaaataatcatgacGCTCCAAATAATGCTAgtctatataatataatattttatttaattggttgTGTCAtggtaaaattataatttccgCATAATTAGTGCAATATTTATTCAACACTATCAAATAGATAATACTCATATTAAATTATGTGTGAATCTATCTCTACACTAAGTATTGGATTTAGATTCAATAAGAAATTCtaactatattatatttaacggtaatatatatatatatatatatatatatacatatatatatatatatatatatcacatgttTNNNNNNNNNNNNNNNNNNNNNNNNNNNNNNNNNNNNNNNNNNNNNNNNNNNNNNNNNNNNNNNNNNNNNNNNNNNNNNNNNNNNNNNNNNNNNNNNNNNNNNNNNNNNNNNNNNNNNNNNNNNNNNNNNNNNNNNNNNNNNNNNNNNNNNNNNNNNNNNNNNNNNNtatatatatatatatcactaattaattacattacaaaaatttattttcacgATATATCTCTTTGTTGGAatgtatgaaatgatatgcATGCGGGATAAAATAAGCTTGAAATCCTGGCTCTAGCATTCATTTCAATTGtattagaatatatttttttctttcaagaatgtcttattgatatatttttattttattttatttggtgagTCAGATTCCACAAATTCGATCGGAAATAAATGatttactaataatgaaaattatatgtcTCAACATATACATCGCATGattagattttctttttatatgttacaatattctcttcctttttttttattcttctttgtGTGTTAGCCTATAAATATTTCGTGAAATGAATttcagattatttttttttgaaaataatttacgAGGTTATCCGTAAGAAATTAGGGGAGTAGTACGTAGTACGTAGTCTTACCATGATCCATGATATTTTTTGGCACATATGAGCCATTTACTATGAATTAGgtcaatattttcttagatTTTTGTGTGTTAACGCCCATAAATATTTGGTGAATGACTTCCAGacaatgtttttgaaaaaactttACGAGACCCTTCGCATGGATTTGAGGGAGCAGTACATATAGCTTCACAATTATCCGTGACATTTTTGGTCATTTAGAGCTGTTTTATAGGAATTAGAcggattttttaaatttttgatgtGTGTTAGCGCATGAATattaatgtaacgacctgtttagttgttttaagcagcagattttatttctggaaaaactgtctgagtcgacggaacccacgacggaccgtcatgggcacgacgggccgtcgagggggtctcgttccaaaacacttagaattatgaaatttgggtactgaaatcgactctctgaacttcgtgacgacatggcaggacggaccgtcgtgggcacgacggaccgtcacagactcttcaaggaaattgagtctctgaactttgtgacggaagtagcaggacggaccgtcgcaagcacgacgggccgtcacaggctgcgtaatcccaggctgggtcggattNNNNNNNNNNNNNNNNNNNNNNNNNNNNNNNNNNNNNNNNNNNNNNNNNNNNNNNNNNNNNNNNNNNNNNNNNNNNNNNNNNNNNNNNNNNNNNNNNNNNNNNNNNNNNNNNNNNNNNNNNNNNNNNNNNNNNNNNNNNNNNNNNNNNNNNNNNNNNNNNNNNNNNNNNNNNNNNNNNNNNNNNNNNNNNNNNNNNNNNNNNNNNNNNNNNNNNNNNNNNNNNNNNNNNNNNNNNNNNNNNNNNNNNNNNNNNNNNNNNNNNNNNNNNNNNNNNNNNNNNNNNNNNNNNNNNNNNNNNNNNNNNNNNNNNNNNNNNNNNNNNNNNNNNNNNNNNNNNNNNNNNNNNNNNNNNNNNNNNNNNNNNNNNNNNNNNNNNNNNNNNNNNNNNNNNNNNNNNNNNNNNNNNNNNNNNNNNNNNNNNNNNNNNNNNNNNNNNNNNNNNNNNNNNNNNNNNNNNNNNNNNNNNNNNNNNNNNNNNNNNNNNNNNNNNNNNNNNNNNNNNNNNNNNNNNNNNNNNNNNNNNNNNNNNNNNNNNNNNNNNNNNNNNNNNNNNNNNNNNNNNNNNNNNNNNNNNNNNNNNNNNNNNNNNNNNNNNNNNNNNNNNNNNNNNNNNNNNNNNNNNNNNNNNNNNNNNNNNNNNNNNNNNNNNNNNNNNNNNNNNNNNNNNNNNNNNNNNNNNNNNNNNNNNNNNNNNNNNNNNNNNNNNNNNNNNNNNNNNNNNNNNNNNNNNNNNNNNNNNNNNNNNNNNNNNNNNNNNNNNNNNNNNNNNNNNNNNNNNNNNNNNNNNNNNNNNNNNNNNNNNNNNNNNNNNNNNNNNNNNNNNNNNNNNNNNNNNNNNNNNNNNNNNNNNNNNNNNNNNNNNNNNNNNNNNNNNNNNNNNNNNNNNNNNNNNNNNNNNNNNNNNNNNNNNNNNNNNNNNNNNNNNNNNNNNNNNNNNNNNNNNNNNNNNNNNNNNNNNNNNNNNNNNNNNNNNNNNNNNNNNNNNNNNNNNNNNNNNNNNNNNNNNNNNNNNNNNNNNNNNNNNNNNNNNNNNNNNNNNNNNNNNNNNNNNNNNNNNNNNNNNNNNNNNNNNNNNNNNNNNNNNNNNNNNNNNNNNNNNNNNNNNNNNNNNNNNNNNNNNNNNNNNNNNNNNNNNNNNNNNNNNNNNNNNNNNNNNNNNNNNNNNNNNNNNNNNNNNNNNNNNNNNNNNNNNNNNNNNNNNNNNNNNNNNNNNNNNNNNNNNNNNNNNNNNNNNNNNNNNNNNNNNNNNNNNNNNNNNNNNattgaaatgttagggtttagattggttggttcgctcacataggagggtaagtgtgggtgccagtcgcggctcggttttgggtcgtgacaattaagTGAAATGGCTTCCGggtattttttcaaaaaactttaCGAGATCCTCTGTAAGGAATTGTAGGAGCATTACTTATAGCCTCACCATGATCTGCAGTATTTTGAGTCATTTAGGAGCCATTTTATAGAAATTAGCTATGtgagattttaatttttttttgtgttattagTTAGCCATGAATATTTGATGAAGTTACTTTCACACGATTTATTTGAAATGAAACTTTACAAGACTCTCTGTATAGAGTTAGAGGAGCAGTACGTGTAGACTTATCGTGATTTGTGATATTTTTGGGCTTTTAGGAGCCATTTTATTAGAATTGgactattttttttcaatttctcatGTGTATTAACCCATGATTATTTGGTGATATGACTTCTAGAcgattttttgaagaaacttaATGATACCATCCATAAGGAGTTGGGGGAATTGTACGTGTAGCCTCACCATGATCCACAATATTTTGGGTATTTAGGagtcattttataaaaattaagcgatttttataaaaaaaaattgtgtgcaTGAATATTCAATAAGAAATTCTcactatattatatttaacggtattaacatatatatatatatatatattataatcaatattctatataaatattactaattaattacattaagaaaaaaatctatTGTCACTATATGTCTCTTTGTTGTAatgtatgaaatgatatgcATGCGGGATAAAATAAGCTTGAAATCCTGGCTCTAGCTTTCATTTCAATTGcattagaatatattttttttctttcaagaatGTCTAATGAGAGTTATATAAACCAATTTGTATTTTGATAATGACAAACATGAGAACCAGGTACTCAGAATaattgttatgcggaatttgagataatacgagaaaatataaacgcgaaaaacaagacaacagatttacgtggttcaccaataaattggctacgtccacggggaagagggagagcagttttattatggagaggcaagaacagaattacagaatagggtttgccatagcgtctatatatagtgctaagctatgccctaacaggcttgggcccaacatacagaattgacagataattaagggcccaatacaacaacattgtataccgtcgggccgggggcgtctccgcccccccggacccccaggccagggggcgcgtcgcccccctggaccccccgactcgctgaccgggcagcgagacctccgtcctttctgtttgtaacgggtccgattcaaggcattcaacaataattaattacagTTGTTTTGGAAGGTTCAACAATAACATGGGTATTTAAGGAAATCAGTGAAGCAAAAACTTATTTATGGATATAAAGACTTGTGCATAAAAAGGCAAAATCCTTACACAAAAGGATTCTACTTTCACGTACAAAAAGAACTCTGTTTTTGTTACGCGTATTCTTCTAGAAGGATTGAGTTTTCACtcgtgaaaatcaacaaagaagATAAATTCTTTTCCTACTCAAAGATGATTTCAGCAAACAGGTTTTGTATTTGACGAAGCGTctatataaatagagatatcaagCCAAAGAAAATTTGTCTTTGCAATCGAAGAAAAAGTGAAGAAAGGCGAGAAGAAGAGAGAGGCAACAAAGATCGTTTGTGAGTTTTGTGTATTTTTGTTAGCTTGTGAGTTTTGTGAGTTTCTTTGTAAGTTTGTGAGCTTGTGTGATAttaaacaagaagtgggtttggctTCTTGTGGATAGAGAGAGTATTTGTTAGTAAGTTTgcaagaagtgggtttggctTCTTGTGAATTTGAAGAGTTCGATTAGAGTTAATCAAAAATTATAAGTGAGCAagaaaagttaataaaatataGTTGGGTTTTTCCTTCCTTAAGATAGGAAGATTTTAGTTAAAGTATATTGCTTTATTTAACTTGTTTCTTCGGAAAATAATCAAGAACCCGATTTTTGATataggggtaaggtttcttcgaTTAGTATCAGAGCAGGATCTTTTTGTTAAAAGATTAACATGTTGAAAAGAAAATGGCAGCACCACCTACCCCCAAGAAGGAGCTTCTCAAATACGACCACCACTGTTCAATGGAAAATATTATGGATGGTGGAAGAATCACATGATGGATCATCTGATAGGAGAAAATCCCGATCTCTGGAGCGTAGTCTTAGATGGTCCTACCATTCCTATGAAAAGGGGCCTGATGGAGAAACAATGATACCTAAGGATAGAAAGGAACGGGATGCTGCTGATAAACTTGCCATACAAAATAATGCCAAAGCTAAGAAAATCTTGATCTGTGGTATAGGACCAGACGAGTACAATAAAATTTCCTCCTGTCAAGATGCTAAAGCAATCTGGGAAACTTTGCAGACTGCACATGAAGGAACTACTCAGGTCAAGAAATCTAAAATTGACAACTTAAACAGACAGTATGAATTATTAAGAATGATGGATGGAGAAACTATTCAAGATATGCACACCAGGTTTACAACAATTACCAATGAGATCTACTCTCTTGGTGAAGTAATTCCCAACGAAAAAGCTGTAAGAAACTCTTGAGTGTCTTACCTGAGTCATGGGAAAGTAAAGTTGAAGAAATTACTGAAACACGCGATCTTGACAAATTAGCAATATGAACTTATAGGAAATCTAATAACATATGAACTGAAAAAGAACCAAGAGAAAGAGATAAgatgtaaaagaaaagaaaaaagttaaacCACTGCATCTGAagattttgaagatgaaaatattgctCTTGTAACCAAAAGGTTCACTAGATAACAAGTATTAGGACGAAATAATACTTGTATGACTTttgtattaatattaataatctGACTCAACTTTAAGTTATTTCTACACAATATATATCGatgtattttatgataaaaataatacttttttctGTTATCGTTATTTTAACAACGATTTGATAGGTCAGTTTATGAAATTTTACTCTATATGTTAGTATAActgtaaattaaaaataaagaataagaaatttcaaaagttacACCTATTCAAATGAAATGTAAAACAATTTAGCATTTTTTGTAGTaaactacattttttttatatagaatataacTTGCATATATCACTAAAATGACGAGAATAACATGAAAAGATAAACAAACATGAAACTAGGAAATGTAATTAAAAAACAAGAAGACAAAACAAAGGAttgggaaaataaaaaaagcaatAAATGGTCAATCAACATTCTAAGGATGTCCAACATTTTCTTCTCCACCATTGTTATTAGCAGCAATTTCATCAACTTGTACCCTCTTAGCAGCAATTAAGTTTAATAAACCCTTTGCCTCCCCAACATTTACTTCATTTAGAAGTTTGTTTCCCTTGAGAATTTCATTGAAGAGGTTCTCCATTTCCATCTTCTCAACAGTTTCCTCTAATTCCCTAATTTCTTCTTCGCGCTCTGTCACTATTGATGGAAGAAGGTCGTTATGCATACTTATCTTGTGTTCTGGATCAGCCATATAATCAGTTACTATATTCTGAGCCTCTGTGAAAGACGGCCAACAAAAAACATCGGGTTTTTTCGGAATAGAACAAACTATTCCGACCCTTACATCACATAGAACACATAGATCGTATGCTTTCTTACACAGTGAAGCTAATTTTTTATCTAGAATTTCTTTTCTGTTAATTTCTTCACCAAGATCTCTAGTGGCGGACATATTTTAGCacacaaaatataaaagagTAGAATATATGAGTTTTCTATCTctgaataaaaaataagagtGTTTGACTTGTATTTATAGATGTCTGATAAGACCCTATCACTAAATAGTAGTAAGTTGTTGAATTAGCCTGActaaaatatggaaaaaataatcaaattgcAGAATCTAATTCTTGTTAATGACTTACCTAAACAGATATAGTTaaaatctttttcctttttttaaaaaaacaatcttttaatttaaatttatggaatgttaatatcaattatttattgCATTAAGATTTAACATATCTAAGTTGTTACATAAAGTCCAATAAATATAGATTTTAATTTGACcatccaaaataaaataatcatgacGCTCCAAATAATATTAGTctctataatataatattttatttaattggttgTGTCATGGTAAAATTATAATTGCCGCATAATTAGTGCAATATTTATTCAACACTATCAAATAGATAATACTCTTATCATCTATCTCTACGATAAGTAAACGATTCAGATTCAATAAGAAATTGCcactatattttatttaacggtattaatatatattaggTAATTTTTCCACACTTTGCGCAATGGTGAATTACGTCAATAATCTACTTTTTAATGTTGATAATACAAGTGTTTTCAAAAGTACAACCCTACGATAAATTGTCAAGAATAGTTTATCCAAAGAAGAAATGAAATgctttttttaatcttaaaacgaaaaagatttgattctaagtgtttatgaattttgttattaattcttcatttaTATGTAGTTGTTCATCACTAAAGTCTTTAGAAAAGATATGTAATTatttcattgtctatatttatattttcaaaaagtggtacaaacattttattcatcaattgcgAGAGTTTTTCTCCTATTCAAGGCCTCTACATACAGatctaaatattatacatcttaTATAATTACTTGTGGACTTGATAAgttaataaaagtataaaaacaCATCTCTTGGAGTTCAATGAAATAACTTATGCCGCTCAAATTATTTGGATTAAATGATATCTTGGCAAGTCCCTTATTCAAAATTATACGGAGTCGATAACACTACTTTGATGGCTAAAAgacatattttgttgtttatgtttcgatcaatatggttaaaactttattttttgggGACTTTTAATCTAATGTTTATAAGgatgataattatttctttaatattttattaatatagattcatcctactttgaggggtaattcattgactccaacctaatatttgaacttcaaacatTTGATTAAGTGTCACGCCTCGAGCCTATACCATGTACTTGGtcggcacccaatgaccattgttggtcttgagcgaacccttgacctgacttacttaactcacgCGGAAGACATTATTCAAGAAATAACTTTATAATAATACTTAGCCAAATGACAATTCAAGTCTCATAGTTTACTAGAGATATGAAAAGACTAATAAAACTAACTCCCTTTTTAACGGCTCAGCTCGCTAGTGATATATTTCGCTTTAATCTGGGTCTAGTCCTACAAGAATTTTAAACGATGGTAAGCTCTGCTTATTTAAGTACCCTACATTTCTCCTATATTTTATCGATGTGGGAATTCTAATCTTAAGTTGGGACATCACACAATCTTTCACTCAACTAAATTCTACATGATATATGACCTCATGGGCCGATCTTGAGATTAAATGTATGTCACCCACGTTCGTTTGAATGATTAGAGCCACCAAATTATAGTTCGTAGGATTCTTTTCAAGTATATTTGTCTCCAAGCCACTGATAAAGTAAACCGGCCTGTAGACGGACAAAGATGTAATGCCAGGCTCGGGCCCATACTAGCTACCAATTTCATACTTGTCTTGTCAGATCATTGACTCTGATACCAGTTATTTCGCTAAAACATTCCCAAAATTATTCCTTTAATTTTTCAAGCTAACACAATTTTTTCCTAAAGGCTTCACACCATTaagattaatatttatatacacCTTATATGTAGCTTTCTAATGTACTTTGATCCTCGAAACAAAATCAATTACGACTATCATCTGCAGTTTATTTTCGTTTTCTTCCCTGCCCGGGAGGGGGGGAGGGGGTCAAAGAAAAGTATTTTGTCAATGGGTTCTTCACACAATCAATAAGATCTTTTGTTAATGGATTCTTTGCACAACCAATAAAGTATTGGGTTAATGCGTTCAAACTCTACGAATATATAGAGAaattcttgataaaaaaaacttttcgCCTTATAAGGGTCTTATTACCTATGTGGCACGAATCTGGAATTCGTAATTAGTCAAATGagtaaattatattattgttatcatatgttgaaaaaaagagaagtaaaaACATTATATTGAAAAGAAATCTTTAACAAGGGATCTCTTCAATGACATCCGATAAAATTAGAACGGTACGCACCTTTAACAAGGTCCCATAATATCTTGAAATATGTGCCTGAAAGCTATCCATGCTTCTTAAAAATGTAATCTCCTTCACTTTAATTTTGTTCCCATTTTCTCCAATCCAAGGATGATGTTTGACTTCACCATGTCACCTGGAATCTATAATTCATGACAAAATGTAAGCATCAGTGACTGCTTCCACGGCTTGAACAgacaaaaataactttatcGTTGCTCCAATTAAGCACCTCATTTGCAATACCACCATGGAGTGTATTACAAACTCTGTGGTGATTAGAAAATACTTACTTCTCTCTAgctcttatttttttcatgcttATTAGGTAGTAGACGTTAGGTATTTCATTAGGATTAGTATGGTAAGATCTTGCCTCCCTTGCTTGTACTTATTcatatttaatgatatttttatgtttaataaaaGGTCATTAAACGCTATCTAGTGCTAAATTTGCTTGTActactattttaatatttggcTATAAACTCAATTTATTTATAACTTTGAAATCAGAACAGA is a genomic window containing:
- the LOC107004033 gene encoding agamous-like MADS-box protein AGL63; this encodes MSATRDLGEEINRKEILDKKLASLCKKAYDLCVLCDVRVGIVCSIPKKPDVFCWPSFTEAQNIVTDYMADPEHKISMHNDLLPSIVTEREEEIRELEETVEKMEMENLFNEILKGNKLLNEVNVGEAKGLLNLIAAKRVQVDEIAANNNGGEENVGHP